The Cellvibrio zantedeschiae genomic sequence CAAATATAACTAGCTGATTTTTAAGGACAATTTAATTTCGCTTCCCTTGGTTTTTTAACCTTAATGCGAGCAAGCGAGTTTAATGTTGATGGCAAAAATACAGAGTCTCAGTCTCTAAGAATTTACGCTTAATGAAAATTATTATCGTCAACTCAGATCACGGACAAACCCGTAGTTTGACCCTTGGAGGTTGGACCCGTGCGTTTTTGTCTGTTTGTCTGTTGGGTATTCCGACGGTAATAGGTGCTTGGGGATACAGTTGGCTCGTTAACTTCGACAAAAAAGACGCGTTTAATGCCGAAGCACCTGGTTGGGGTTTAAGCCTTAGCGAGCAAAAAGAAAAACTTGAAAAATCCCGTAAACAAAGTGAAGGGCAGGTGGCAGCCCTAACAGCCAAAGTCGCTGAGCTGCAGGCTCGTTTGGTTCGTTTGGATGCTGTGGGTGAGCGACTGACTAAGGTCGCCAAGCTTGATAAAGGCGAATTCGATTTTCGCCAGTTGCCGGGTGTTGGCGGGCCTCTAAATAATGAGATAAGAGCTAATCCTTCACCAACCGATTTCCTTCTCACGATGGATCAGCTTACGCAGCATGTTCAAAATCGTGAGCAGCAATTTAAAGCACTAGATTCTATTCTTATTTCCCGCAGTTTTGACATGGAATCGCTATTCGACCGCTTGCCGGTAGAGAATGGCTACATGTCATCCACTTTCGGGTACCGCACAGATCCTTTTAACGGCAAACAGGAATTCCATTCAGGTATAGATTTTACTGCTCCCACGGGCACCGCAGTTACAGCGGTAGCGCCCGGTGTTGTTACCTCATCAATGCTCACAAGCGATTACGGAAACTTGCTTGAGATTAATCACGGTGGCAGTTTTGAAACGCGCTATGCACACAACAAAATCAATTTGGTAAAAGCGGGCGATGTAGTTAAAAAAGGCCAAGTCATCGCACTCGTTGGTTCAACAGGCCGCTCTACCGCTCCTCATGTTCACTTTGAAGTTTATAAAAATGGTCGCGTGGTAGATCCCGCAACCTATCTTCATACTGCAAGTCGTTAATTCTTTTCTCTTCGGCTAAGGCCGCTTCGTTTTCAATCTGGTATGCATCAGCAAATACCAGATTTATCCTTTTCGTTTTGTTATTGATGGTAAAAGAAATGTTAAACAAGTTGTTGAAATCTATATTCGGTTCAAAAAATGATCGCGAACTCAAGCGCATGGGCAAAAATGTTGTTCGCATCAACGCCTTGGAACCGGCAATGCAGGCGCTTACCGATGAGCAATTAAAAGCCAAGACCCAGGAATTTCGTGACCGTTTCCAAAAAGGCGAAACTCTCGACGATTTGTTACCA encodes the following:
- a CDS encoding M23 family metallopeptidase, with the translated sequence MKIIIVNSDHGQTRSLTLGGWTRAFLSVCLLGIPTVIGAWGYSWLVNFDKKDAFNAEAPGWGLSLSEQKEKLEKSRKQSEGQVAALTAKVAELQARLVRLDAVGERLTKVAKLDKGEFDFRQLPGVGGPLNNEIRANPSPTDFLLTMDQLTQHVQNREQQFKALDSILISRSFDMESLFDRLPVENGYMSSTFGYRTDPFNGKQEFHSGIDFTAPTGTAVTAVAPGVVTSSMLTSDYGNLLEINHGGSFETRYAHNKINLVKAGDVVKKGQVIALVGSTGRSTAPHVHFEVYKNGRVVDPATYLHTASR